From one Prochlorococcus marinus XMU1404 genomic stretch:
- a CDS encoding 16S rRNA (uracil(1498)-N(3))-methyltransferase — protein MEDLTRLIISHERIENIKNNNLELSKEEAHYLNKVMRIKNGKKIFIANGEGSLWKAIKVKNDCLEIIKSKKPYLFQEQEIHLLGIAVVIPKSGFEDILKMCTEIGIDYIQPLFSERQVNKNLNFSRKLLRWNLIINEAVEQSERLWKPSILNGMDIIEWLKSRDNQERVSISITREETLYDLNQWLRKQQEFGNKKGGIFWNVIGPEGGWSAKEIDFFKKNNITFVKLSDTILRTSTASINASTILNQWRIDFKLKN, from the coding sequence ATGGAAGACTTAACAAGATTAATTATTTCCCATGAAAGAATTGAAAATATTAAGAACAATAATTTAGAACTTTCTAAAGAAGAGGCTCATTATTTAAATAAAGTAATGAGGATAAAAAATGGTAAAAAAATATTTATAGCTAACGGAGAGGGTTCATTATGGAAAGCTATAAAAGTTAAAAATGATTGCTTAGAAATAATTAAATCAAAAAAACCTTACTTATTTCAAGAACAAGAAATTCACTTATTAGGAATAGCTGTTGTTATACCAAAAAGTGGTTTTGAGGATATTTTAAAAATGTGTACTGAAATAGGAATTGATTATATACAGCCATTATTTTCAGAAAGACAGGTAAACAAAAATTTAAATTTTTCTAGAAAACTTTTGAGATGGAATTTAATTATCAATGAAGCTGTTGAGCAAAGTGAGAGATTATGGAAACCATCTATTTTAAATGGAATGGATATTATTGAATGGCTAAAAAGTAGAGATAATCAAGAAAGAGTTTCAATTTCGATAACTAGAGAAGAAACACTATATGACTTAAATCAATGGTTAAGAAAACAACAAGAATTTGGAAATAAAAAAGGAGGTATTTTTTGGAATGTAATTGGTCCTGAAGGAGGTTGGTCCGCTAAAGAAATTGATTTTTTTAAAAAAAATAATATTACCTTTGTTAAGCTTTCCGACACTATCTTAAGAACTTCAACGGCTAGTATTAACGCATCAACAATTCTAAATCAGTGGAGAATTGATTTCAAATTAAAGAATTAG
- a CDS encoding TIGR00297 family protein, translating into MDLIRNQFFIGFCINFILIYIFCRIPLMTKSGWVSAGILGTILWGCLSWQGWMSVVIYLLFGSLVTKIGFKFKKAQGIAEKRGGRRGPENVWGSAATGLFLAIMTKFNAANVVMFKVGFAASFAAKLADTFGSEIGKRFGKDTYLITSLKKVDRGTEGGISIEGTLASVLGSIFMAFIMLRLSIISTKDHFIVVVVSGFLATLSESIIGAKFQNKYKLSNELVNAIQTSIASVFAIFALILYSYFLN; encoded by the coding sequence ATGGATTTAATTAGAAATCAATTTTTTATAGGTTTTTGCATTAATTTTATTTTGATTTATATATTTTGCAGGATTCCTTTGATGACGAAAAGTGGTTGGGTAAGTGCAGGCATATTAGGCACAATTTTGTGGGGATGTTTGTCTTGGCAGGGATGGATGTCAGTTGTAATTTATTTATTATTTGGATCCCTCGTTACCAAAATAGGTTTTAAATTTAAAAAAGCACAAGGAATTGCTGAAAAAAGAGGCGGGAGAAGAGGTCCTGAGAATGTATGGGGCTCAGCAGCTACAGGATTATTTCTTGCCATTATGACCAAATTTAATGCTGCCAATGTAGTGATGTTTAAAGTAGGTTTTGCTGCAAGTTTTGCTGCAAAGTTGGCGGATACTTTTGGTAGCGAAATTGGAAAAAGATTTGGTAAAGACACATACTTAATTACTTCACTTAAAAAGGTGGATAGGGGAACTGAGGGCGGAATAAGTATAGAAGGAACATTAGCTAGTGTTTTGGGATCAATATTTATGGCTTTTATAATGCTTCGCCTATCAATTATTTCTACAAAAGATCATTTTATAGTTGTTGTAGTTTCTGGATTCTTGGCAACACTTTCTGAAAGTATTATTGGTGCTAAATTTCAAAACAAATATAAATTAAGTAATGAATTGGTAAATGCTATTCAGACAAGTATTGCTTCTGTTTTTGCTATCTTTGCTCTTATTTTATATTCATATTTTTTAAATTAA
- a CDS encoding GDSL-type esterase/lipase family protein, producing the protein MISLPKQLVVIGDSSVYGWGDNEGGGWCERLRKDWGNNQNGPVIYQLGVRGDGIEKVSSRWEKEWSSRGETRRNKPKAILLNVGLNDTAAIGQINGRHQLDIDGFEYGLERLINEMNSQTNLFVIGLTPVDESKMPFAGCLWYSNDFCNSYERRMEEVCLNQNVPFLPTFREMYSDKRSKNWITHDGIHLNSEGHFWLFQRLKSWEILTKWKES; encoded by the coding sequence GTGATTAGCTTACCAAAACAGCTTGTTGTAATTGGAGATAGCTCAGTTTATGGATGGGGAGATAATGAGGGTGGTGGATGGTGTGAGAGGCTTAGAAAAGATTGGGGTAATAACCAAAATGGACCAGTTATTTATCAACTTGGCGTTAGGGGAGATGGGATAGAAAAAGTTTCATCTAGATGGGAAAAAGAATGGTCATCTAGAGGAGAAACGAGAAGAAATAAACCTAAAGCAATCCTACTAAATGTAGGTCTTAACGACACTGCAGCAATTGGTCAGATAAATGGAAGACATCAATTAGATATAGATGGATTTGAATATGGATTAGAGAGGCTAATTAATGAAATGAACTCTCAAACAAATCTATTTGTTATTGGTTTGACACCAGTTGACGAAAGCAAAATGCCGTTCGCAGGATGTCTATGGTACTCAAATGATTTTTGTAATTCTTATGAAAGGAGAATGGAAGAAGTATGCCTCAATCAGAATGTCCCATTTCTTCCTACTTTTAGAGAAATGTACTCTGATAAAAGGAGTAAAAATTGGATTACGCATGATGGAATTCATCTAAATTCCGAAGGTCATTTCTGGCTTTTCCAAAGACTTAAAAGCTGGGAAATTCTTACAAAATGGAAAGAATCTTAG
- a CDS encoding PhnE/PtxC family ABC transporter permease yields MKKLKLNYTSLSFLPILVCIPLGYQLINNIHFGGFKLFQEFLISAFNPKIDNEIIITVIKRLNETILIGFFSWLVSIIFGAIFGIISSNIFYKIFNIPNFFYRLIRFFLTIIRSIHEVVWGIILMQIYGINFSIGIIAICIPYIAVNSKVFAEQIETIDYKSFESINQINAPKFSSLLTLIWNPIINTFKNFGLYRLECSIRSTVILGLFGIGGIGTSIFLSFQTLNFRELWTYLWSLAILIIISGLIFKKTKFNTTNKILSIFFIAVFFITILFSFSYFLYFIFNNNFENFNSVSSLFKSSSDLGLFDFLKLILETIILSLFSTGIAISLPPLVIGIFNNNSSKIFIKIFAFLLRLIPTPVILLTLLTFNNPSLSLAALTLGLHNAGITSKLLFTNLDSQDKRNYIAMKSLGISKKTSWLLGLFSQQAKSYLAYCAYRSDIIIRETAIVGVIGSIGLGWQLQESLSSFAWQEVTIVLIAYSSIAIVGELINGKIKNSLT; encoded by the coding sequence TTGAAAAAATTAAAATTAAACTATACCTCATTATCTTTTCTTCCAATTTTGGTATGCATACCTCTAGGGTATCAATTAATAAACAATATTCATTTTGGAGGATTTAAATTATTCCAAGAATTCTTAATTTCTGCATTTAATCCCAAAATCGATAATGAAATTATTATTACCGTAATTAAGCGATTAAATGAAACTATTTTAATTGGTTTTTTTAGTTGGTTAGTAAGTATTATTTTTGGAGCAATTTTTGGAATAATTTCCTCAAATATTTTTTATAAAATCTTTAATATTCCAAATTTTTTCTACCGATTAATAAGGTTTTTTCTAACAATAATTAGATCTATACACGAAGTGGTTTGGGGAATAATATTAATGCAAATATATGGAATAAATTTTTCGATAGGAATAATAGCTATATGTATACCTTATATTGCTGTAAATTCAAAAGTTTTTGCTGAACAAATAGAAACTATTGACTACAAAAGTTTTGAATCTATAAATCAAATAAATGCACCTAAATTTTCTTCTTTACTAACTTTAATATGGAATCCAATAATAAATACATTTAAAAACTTTGGTTTATATCGATTAGAGTGTTCAATAAGAAGTACTGTGATTTTAGGACTTTTTGGGATTGGAGGAATAGGTACCAGTATTTTTTTATCTTTCCAAACTTTGAATTTTAGAGAGTTATGGACTTATTTATGGTCCTTAGCAATTTTGATAATTATTTCTGGATTAATATTCAAAAAAACAAAATTTAATACTACAAATAAAATCCTATCTATTTTTTTTATTGCAGTTTTTTTCATAACAATTTTATTTTCTTTTTCATATTTTCTTTATTTTATTTTTAATAATAATTTTGAAAATTTTAATTCCGTTAGTTCTCTATTTAAATCAAGCTCAGATTTAGGATTATTTGATTTCTTAAAACTTATATTAGAAACAATAATTTTAAGTCTTTTTTCAACAGGAATCGCAATTAGTTTACCTCCATTAGTAATAGGAATTTTTAACAACAATAGTTCTAAAATTTTTATAAAAATTTTTGCATTTTTATTACGTTTAATACCTACACCTGTAATACTTCTTACTCTATTAACTTTCAATAATCCTTCTTTATCTTTAGCAGCTTTAACATTAGGTCTCCACAATGCTGGTATTACTAGCAAATTACTTTTTACAAATCTAGATAGCCAAGACAAGAGAAATTATATTGCAATGAAATCTCTAGGAATCTCAAAAAAGACTAGTTGGCTTTTAGGTTTATTTTCTCAACAAGCAAAAAGTTACTTAGCATATTGCGCTTATAGATCTGACATCATTATTAGAGAAACTGCAATTGTTGGGGTTATTGGAAGTATTGGTCTAGGGTGGCAATTGCAAGAATCACTAAGTTCCTTCGCATGGCAAGAAGTCACCATAGTTTTGATAGCTTATAGCTCCATCGCAATAGTTGGCGAATTAATAAATGGTAAAATCAAAAATAGTTTAACTTGA
- a CDS encoding ATP-binding cassette domain-containing protein — protein sequence MNNTVLELKNISYKYKNDLILNKINLKINSGEKIALLGKSGSGKTTLISVLNGTIKPTQGEVKLFNESFEELDRKQKSKITTIWQDLRLIEDLSAEQNVNCGLLAENNFYFAFKNLLNISSFKKAHKYMKLCRLHNSIYDKKIRKLSGGQKQRVAIARSLIQESNILLADEPFNNLDPKLITTIKNLMLESVNKNDTKKSPKTVLVALHRLDLLNDFDKVIGIRDGKIFFNIKRNNLKKIHVEKIY from the coding sequence ATGAATAATACTGTATTAGAATTAAAAAACATATCTTATAAATACAAAAATGATCTGATCCTAAATAAAATAAATCTAAAAATAAATTCTGGGGAAAAAATTGCACTTTTAGGTAAAAGCGGTTCAGGAAAAACTACTCTTATATCAGTACTTAATGGCACTATAAAGCCAACTCAAGGTGAGGTTAAATTATTCAACGAAAGTTTCGAGGAATTAGATAGAAAGCAGAAAAGTAAAATAACAACAATATGGCAAGATTTAAGATTAATAGAAGATCTCTCTGCAGAACAAAATGTTAATTGTGGACTACTAGCGGAAAACAATTTTTATTTCGCTTTTAAAAATTTACTAAATATAAGTTCTTTTAAGAAGGCGCATAAATATATGAAATTATGTAGACTTCATAACTCTATTTACGACAAAAAAATCAGAAAACTATCTGGGGGGCAAAAACAAAGGGTGGCTATAGCTAGATCATTAATTCAAGAATCAAATATATTACTTGCAGATGAGCCTTTTAATAATCTAGATCCCAAATTGATAACAACAATTAAAAACCTAATGCTAGAAAGTGTCAATAAAAATGATACAAAAAAATCCCCAAAGACGGTATTAGTTGCATTACATCGATTAGATTTGCTGAACGATTTCGATAAAGTTATTGGAATAAGGGATGGTAAAATTTTTTTCAATATCAAAAGAAATAACTTAAAAAAGATTCATGTAGAGAAAATATATTAA
- a CDS encoding putative selenate ABC transporter substrate-binding protein: MFNLKNFLLSSSLLFSVFSSPVFSNPKVLKVGAIPDQNQDVLDKRFNLFSKELSKQLAVEVKYIPVINYVAAVTGFRTKDLDLVWFGGLSGVQARLQTPNSIVIAQRDIDKEFKSVFIVNKNLELNSISNIKGLKKLKNLRFTFGSENSTSGRLMPEYFLNQAGVEIKNFKGKKAGFSGSHDATIALVNSGAFDAGALNKQVWRNTLKNNPKRASNSELFWITPEFVDYHWIAQGDLDNRFGEGFTNKLKSVILDLDIKQKSHKQILDMFNAKRFIKAESKQYKNIEEIGRKLNKIR, encoded by the coding sequence ATGTTTAACTTAAAGAATTTCCTACTAAGTTCATCTCTATTATTTTCTGTTTTTTCATCACCTGTATTTTCAAATCCCAAAGTTTTAAAAGTTGGAGCAATACCTGATCAAAACCAAGATGTTTTGGACAAAAGATTTAATTTATTTTCAAAAGAATTATCCAAACAACTTGCTGTAGAAGTTAAATACATTCCTGTTATTAATTATGTTGCAGCAGTAACTGGATTTAGAACTAAAGATTTAGATTTAGTTTGGTTTGGCGGTTTATCAGGAGTTCAAGCAAGATTACAAACACCTAATTCAATTGTCATAGCTCAAAGAGATATCGATAAGGAATTTAAAAGTGTTTTTATAGTAAACAAAAATTTAGAACTTAACTCAATTTCAAACATTAAAGGACTTAAAAAACTAAAGAATTTAAGATTTACTTTTGGCTCTGAAAACTCAACTTCTGGAAGATTAATGCCAGAATATTTTTTAAATCAAGCAGGAGTAGAAATCAAAAACTTTAAAGGCAAAAAAGCAGGTTTTAGTGGGAGTCATGATGCCACTATAGCTTTAGTCAATAGTGGGGCGTTTGATGCTGGAGCTTTAAATAAACAAGTATGGAGAAACACTCTTAAAAATAATCCCAAAAGGGCAAGTAATTCAGAATTATTCTGGATCACCCCAGAATTTGTTGACTATCATTGGATTGCTCAAGGGGATCTTGACAATCGATTCGGGGAAGGGTTTACAAACAAACTTAAATCAGTAATTTTAGATTTAGATATAAAGCAAAAATCACATAAACAGATATTAGATATGTTCAATGCAAAAAGATTTATAAAGGCAGAATCAAAACAATATAAAAATATAGAGGAAATCGGGAGGAAATTAAATAAAATTAGATGA
- a CDS encoding pyridoxal phosphate-dependent aminotransferase: MSQVNLSDRALSIEPSLTLQISAKANQLSAEGVDICNLSAGEPDFDAPKEVIEATSKAIFDGFTKYGPAAGNLDLRKAIANKLQIQNDLNYEFENVMVTNGAKQAIYNLFQVLLNTGDEVIIPSPYWLSYPQMVRLAGGKPIFTNSSAEDGFKINIEDLKSKISSKTKFIIINSPNNPTGRVMSKEELLQIADLARENPNINILSDEIYELILKKEFKHYSLSSLANDLKDRIFIINGFAKGWAMTGWRIGYLIGPKDVIKASSALQSQSTSNVCSFVQKGALEALKINNEYFSMINSYYDQRRRLLYEGLNNINGIYIEEPNGAFYAFPKLPNSSITSVDFCNKALQDYGLVVVPGKAFGADQCIRISCAASEIKIKDGLQRIEKAISEYY; encoded by the coding sequence ATGAGTCAAGTTAATTTATCTGATCGGGCACTTTCAATTGAGCCTTCTCTTACATTGCAGATAAGTGCTAAAGCAAATCAATTATCTGCAGAAGGAGTAGATATTTGCAATTTAAGTGCAGGTGAACCTGATTTTGATGCCCCAAAAGAAGTTATAGAGGCTACAAGTAAAGCTATATTTGATGGATTTACAAAGTACGGGCCCGCAGCGGGGAATTTAGATCTCCGAAAAGCAATTGCAAATAAACTTCAAATTCAAAACGATTTAAATTATGAATTTGAAAATGTAATGGTCACAAATGGTGCTAAGCAAGCAATATATAATCTTTTCCAAGTATTGTTAAATACTGGAGACGAAGTTATTATTCCCTCTCCATATTGGTTAAGTTATCCCCAGATGGTTAGATTGGCGGGTGGGAAGCCAATTTTTACAAATTCTTCTGCAGAAGATGGATTCAAAATAAATATAGAAGATTTGAAGTCTAAAATCTCTTCAAAAACTAAATTTATAATTATCAATTCTCCGAATAACCCTACTGGAAGAGTTATGTCAAAGGAAGAATTATTACAAATTGCCGATTTAGCTAGAGAAAATCCAAATATCAATATTCTTTCTGATGAGATTTACGAACTAATCCTTAAAAAAGAATTTAAACACTACAGTTTATCTTCATTAGCAAATGACTTAAAAGATAGAATTTTTATAATAAATGGGTTTGCGAAAGGATGGGCCATGACTGGCTGGAGGATAGGTTATTTAATAGGTCCCAAAGATGTAATCAAAGCATCCTCAGCATTACAAAGTCAAAGTACAAGTAATGTTTGCTCCTTTGTTCAAAAAGGTGCTTTAGAGGCTTTAAAAATTAATAATGAGTATTTCTCAATGATAAATAGCTATTATGATCAAAGAAGAAGACTTCTCTATGAGGGCCTTAATAATATAAATGGGATTTATATTGAAGAACCTAACGGAGCATTTTACGCATTTCCAAAATTACCCAACTCCTCAATTACTTCTGTTGATTTCTGCAATAAAGCTCTTCAAGATTACGGATTAGTTGTTGTACCTGGAAAAGCTTTTGGAGCTGATCAATGTATAAGAATATCTTGTGCAGCTTCAGAAATTAAAATAAAAGATGGACTACAAAGGATTGAAAAAGCAATCTCTGAATACTATTAA
- a CDS encoding uracil-DNA glycosylase, producing MKRLVIGRGSVFADLLVIGEAPGAQEDLEGKPYVGKSGKLLNELLVQAGIDYKKDVYFCNVIKCRPPNNRKPTAREINIHKPWLLQQIKLVDPKFILLTGSTAMTAILEVKDPISNLRGQWIKKDGREIMVIFHPSYLLRFPSKEINKPYHLTLKDLENVSGKLYAV from the coding sequence GTGAAAAGGTTAGTAATTGGGAGAGGAAGTGTATTTGCAGATTTGTTAGTAATTGGTGAGGCACCTGGAGCCCAGGAAGATTTAGAAGGAAAACCTTATGTAGGTAAATCTGGTAAGTTATTAAACGAATTATTAGTACAAGCTGGAATTGATTATAAGAAGGATGTTTATTTTTGTAATGTAATTAAATGTCGTCCACCAAATAATAGAAAACCCACGGCTAGAGAAATTAATATTCATAAACCTTGGTTATTACAGCAAATAAAGTTAGTCGATCCAAAATTTATATTACTTACTGGTTCTACTGCCATGACAGCTATTTTAGAAGTTAAAGATCCTATAAGTAATTTAAGAGGTCAATGGATTAAAAAAGATGGGAGAGAAATTATGGTAATTTTTCATCCATCTTATTTGTTGAGATTTCCTTCAAAAGAAATCAATAAACCTTACCATCTAACTTTGAAAGACCTAGAGAATGTAAGTGGTAAACTATATGCCGTATAA
- the ispG gene encoding (E)-4-hydroxy-3-methylbut-2-enyl-diphosphate synthase, whose product MSLTQSKEVNSLSKRYSTHIERRITRTVMVGDIAIGSDYPVRVQSMINEDTMDVENAYLAIKRLHDVGCEIVRLTVPSLAHAKAVGDIKAKLLENNINTPLVADVHHNGMKIAMEVAKHVDKVRINPGLFVFEKSDPTRTEYTDEEFETIKQTILKRFTPLVEVLKAENKALRIGVNHGSLSERMLFTYGDTPLGMTESAMEFVKICDELDFHNIIISMKASRAPVMMAAYRMIADRLDSEGYNYPLHLGVTEAGDGDYGRIKSTAGIGTLLAEGLGDTIRVSLTEAPEKEIPVCYSILQSLGLRKTMVEYISCPSCGRTLFNLEEVVDKVRNATSHLTGLDIAIMGCIVNGPGEMADADYGYVGKGKGTIALYRRKEEIKRVPEDEGVNALIQLIKDDGKWIDP is encoded by the coding sequence ATGTCATTAACTCAATCTAAAGAGGTTAATAGTCTCTCCAAAAGATATTCAACTCATATTGAGAGAAGGATAACTAGAACAGTAATGGTGGGTGATATAGCTATTGGAAGTGATTATCCAGTAAGAGTTCAATCGATGATAAATGAAGATACTATGGATGTCGAAAATGCTTACTTAGCTATCAAAAGACTTCATGATGTGGGTTGTGAAATAGTAAGGTTAACTGTCCCTTCCTTAGCACATGCCAAAGCAGTAGGAGATATAAAGGCAAAATTACTAGAAAATAATATAAATACCCCCTTGGTGGCTGATGTTCACCATAATGGTATGAAAATTGCAATGGAAGTTGCAAAACATGTTGATAAAGTAAGAATTAATCCTGGATTGTTTGTTTTTGAAAAATCAGACCCTACAAGAACTGAATATACAGATGAGGAATTTGAAACTATTAAGCAAACAATACTTAAAAGATTTACCCCTTTAGTTGAAGTTTTAAAGGCTGAAAACAAAGCTCTAAGGATTGGAGTAAATCATGGGTCTCTATCTGAGAGGATGCTTTTTACTTATGGAGATACGCCATTAGGAATGACAGAATCTGCGATGGAGTTCGTCAAAATTTGTGATGAGCTTGATTTTCATAACATAATTATTTCTATGAAAGCTTCTAGGGCTCCGGTCATGATGGCAGCTTACAGAATGATTGCAGATAGGCTTGACTCAGAAGGATATAACTATCCCTTACATTTAGGAGTGACCGAAGCTGGTGATGGTGATTATGGAAGGATTAAAAGTACTGCTGGAATTGGAACGCTTTTAGCAGAGGGATTAGGAGATACCATCAGGGTTTCCTTAACAGAAGCTCCAGAAAAGGAAATACCAGTGTGCTATTCAATTTTGCAATCTTTAGGATTAAGAAAAACAATGGTTGAATACATCAGTTGCCCTAGCTGTGGGAGAACACTTTTCAATTTAGAAGAAGTTGTAGACAAAGTTAGGAACGCCACTTCACATTTGACGGGTTTAGATATAGCAATAATGGGATGCATAGTAAACGGACCTGGAGAAATGGCAGATGCTGATTATGGCTATGTGGGGAAAGGAAAGGGAACTATTGCTTTATATAGGAGGAAAGAAGAAATAAAAAGAGTACCTGAAGATGAGGGTGTTAATGCTTTAATTCAGCTAATTAAGGATGATGGAAAGTGGATTGATCCTTAA
- a CDS encoding S41 family peptidase: MKVNKLLRKNLIIFFATTTSCIYFNNFAEATVLNNSHKEVIDHVWQIVYRDFLDSNGNFKKSNWIELRKKFLSKKYSNSEEAYDAIRDMLSNLDDSYTRFLEPKEFNQMRIDTSGELTGVGIQIVKDKESDDLIIVSPIEDGPAYDAGIKARDRILSIDDISTKGMNIEDAVKLIRGKRGTKVKLEILRGSRTFFKVLLRKKIAIKSVSSKVNQTNNGLLIGYLRIKQFNANASRETRNAIKDLEKKQVAGYVLDLRSNPGGLLESSIDISRHFINKGIIVSTLSKDGSKEIKRGNGQALTDKPLIVLVNESSASASEIVAGAIKDNRRGKLVGKKTFGKGLVQSMRTLVDGSGLTVTVAKYLTPNGTDINRSGIIPDIEVRMNINPILQREIGTRRDNQYRTGEKELVNIIKRNNQISEFNPKTTNLNAFLKINKENKVFSFN; the protein is encoded by the coding sequence TTGAAGGTAAATAAATTGCTAAGAAAGAATTTAATAATTTTTTTTGCGACAACTACATCATGTATATATTTTAATAATTTTGCTGAGGCAACAGTATTAAATAATAGTCATAAAGAAGTAATTGATCATGTATGGCAAATTGTATATAGAGATTTTCTTGATTCAAATGGTAACTTTAAAAAGTCTAATTGGATTGAGTTAAGAAAAAAATTTTTATCAAAAAAATACTCTAACAGTGAAGAAGCATATGATGCGATTAGAGATATGCTCTCAAACTTGGATGATTCCTACACAAGATTCTTAGAGCCTAAAGAATTTAACCAGATGAGAATTGATACTTCGGGTGAATTAACTGGAGTTGGTATCCAAATAGTTAAAGATAAAGAATCTGATGATTTAATTATCGTCTCCCCTATAGAGGATGGTCCTGCTTATGATGCAGGGATAAAGGCAAGAGACAGAATATTATCCATAGATGATATTTCAACTAAAGGGATGAATATAGAGGATGCAGTGAAATTAATAAGGGGGAAAAGAGGTACTAAAGTAAAGCTAGAAATTCTTAGAGGTTCAAGAACATTTTTTAAGGTTTTATTAAGAAAAAAGATTGCAATAAAATCTGTTTCAAGTAAAGTAAATCAAACCAATAACGGATTATTAATTGGTTATTTAAGAATTAAACAATTTAATGCAAATGCCTCAAGAGAGACGAGAAATGCTATTAAAGATTTAGAAAAAAAACAAGTTGCAGGATATGTTCTTGACTTAAGAAGTAATCCTGGGGGATTATTAGAATCAAGCATTGATATATCTAGGCACTTTATTAATAAAGGAATAATAGTTAGTACTTTAAGTAAAGATGGTTCTAAAGAAATAAAAAGAGGAAATGGGCAAGCTCTAACTGATAAGCCCTTAATTGTTTTAGTTAACGAGAGTTCTGCCAGTGCTAGCGAAATAGTTGCTGGTGCAATAAAAGATAACAGAAGAGGAAAATTAGTTGGAAAGAAAACTTTCGGCAAAGGTCTAGTTCAATCTATGCGAACTTTAGTTGATGGCTCAGGACTGACTGTCACCGTAGCTAAGTATCTTACTCCAAATGGAACGGATATAAATAGATCTGGAATTATCCCAGACATAGAGGTACGAATGAATATCAACCCTATTCTTCAAAGGGAGATTGGGACCAGAAGAGATAACCAATATAGAACTGGTGAAAAAGAGCTAGTAAATATAATTAAAAGAAATAATCAGATAAGTGAATTTAATCCAAAAACTACAAACCTTAATGCGTTCCTAAAAATTAATAAGGAAAATAAAGTATTTTCTTTTAATTAA
- the nadA gene encoding quinolinate synthase NadA, which yields MTSTAKQKSVQNEEDLISEIKERCKKANAIILAHYYQAPEIQEIADFIGDSLDLSRKAANNDADIIIFCGVHFMAETAKILSPNKIVLLPDIDAGCSLADDCPSDKFQKFREENPDHYVVSYINCTAEVKAQSDLICTSSNAVSLIKKIPKDKKIIFAPDQNLGRWVQKNSGRNLKLWPGSCIVHESFSEEALLKLKYQNPGSKVIAHPECSQNLLLLSDFIGSTSKLLDFVSKDSSKTYMVLTEPGIIHQMKKKEPNKIFIEVPDIEGCKCNECPYMKLNTLEKILDCLKNNYPSIELDSEIIKRAYVPIKRMLDMSN from the coding sequence ATAACTTCTACTGCAAAACAGAAATCAGTTCAAAACGAAGAGGATTTGATTTCTGAAATAAAGGAGCGTTGCAAAAAAGCTAATGCAATTATTCTTGCGCACTATTATCAAGCCCCAGAGATTCAGGAAATTGCAGATTTTATTGGCGATTCATTAGATCTATCTAGAAAAGCAGCAAATAATGATGCAGATATAATCATTTTTTGCGGGGTACACTTTATGGCTGAAACCGCAAAAATTCTTAGCCCAAATAAAATTGTTCTATTACCAGATATTGACGCAGGATGCTCATTAGCAGACGATTGTCCCTCAGATAAATTTCAAAAGTTCAGGGAAGAAAATCCAGATCACTATGTAGTAAGTTATATAAATTGCACTGCAGAAGTAAAAGCGCAAAGTGATCTTATATGCACAAGTAGTAATGCAGTCTCATTAATTAAAAAGATACCTAAAGATAAAAAGATAATATTTGCACCGGATCAGAACCTTGGGAGATGGGTACAGAAAAATTCAGGAAGAAATCTTAAATTATGGCCTGGCAGTTGTATTGTTCATGAATCATTTAGTGAAGAAGCACTACTAAAACTAAAATACCAAAATCCAGGATCAAAAGTAATTGCTCATCCTGAATGTAGTCAAAATTTACTACTTCTCTCGGACTTTATTGGATCAACAAGTAAACTGCTTGATTTCGTAAGTAAAGATTCATCTAAAACTTACATGGTATTAACTGAACCTGGAATAATCCACCAAATGAAGAAGAAAGAACCTAACAAAATTTTTATTGAAGTCCCCGACATAGAAGGTTGTAAATGTAACGAGTGTCCATATATGAAATTAAATACTTTAGAAAAAATTCTTGATTGTCTGAAAAATAATTACCCGTCAATCGAACTTGACTCAGAAATAATAAAAAGAGCCTATGTACCAATTAAGAGAATGTTAGATATGAGTAATTAA